In Desulfomonile tiedjei DSM 6799, a genomic segment contains:
- a CDS encoding glycosyltransferase, translating into MKRLFDVVLSSLGLVLAGPFMLMIAGLIKIESPGPVFYRCTRVGKGSRLFGMLKFRTMVNNADSVGCSLCSNHDVRVTPFGALLRRTKLNELPQLINVLLGDMSLVGPRPEDPKFVKYYAELWEIVLSVEPGIVGPNQISNRNEDELLGAAEDPEEYYIHSLLPEKLKRDIEYVRTRGLAKDLRILYQGVYVTVFKALRLDMLRSRVRVMQLLCLDLIISVTAYILANMLRHETLPMIHQISGGIAVIMISNPVIFVLMGLYRCSLRFFSVPDLLLMGKICLLSGGWLVTCNYLLMLVPGHSRMVYILYPVIMVLLLGASRVVIRSTIERRECTNRESLSNRVIIYGAGRLGMETYKHLQFQPGIAVIGFVDDDARMKGKSILGTTVLGSGNDLPQLKILYGVDGVVIAFRPPSPETLRDVRQKCARAAVTDFLSPAALWKLPDMGNFATASESPHPKLRSVAGGSGGRDI; encoded by the coding sequence ATGAAACGATTATTCGATGTCGTCTTGTCTTCTTTAGGTTTGGTGCTTGCCGGGCCTTTCATGTTGATGATTGCCGGTCTCATCAAAATTGAGTCGCCTGGACCTGTATTCTACCGGTGCACCCGGGTAGGAAAAGGCTCGCGGCTTTTCGGCATGCTTAAATTCAGGACCATGGTGAACAACGCCGATTCGGTAGGCTGCAGCTTGTGTAGCAACCATGACGTGCGAGTTACGCCTTTTGGGGCACTGCTCAGACGAACAAAGCTGAATGAGCTGCCGCAACTCATAAACGTGCTTCTGGGTGACATGAGTCTCGTCGGTCCCCGGCCGGAAGATCCTAAATTTGTAAAGTATTACGCGGAACTCTGGGAAATTGTCTTGTCCGTGGAACCGGGTATTGTCGGCCCGAATCAGATTTCAAATCGTAATGAAGACGAGCTTCTCGGTGCCGCGGAGGATCCGGAAGAATACTACATTCACAGTCTATTACCGGAAAAGTTGAAAAGAGATATCGAATACGTGAGGACCCGAGGATTGGCAAAGGATCTTCGCATCCTGTATCAAGGCGTCTACGTAACCGTTTTCAAAGCATTGCGCCTGGATATGCTGCGATCACGGGTTCGCGTGATGCAGCTTCTCTGCTTGGACCTTATTATTTCCGTCACTGCATATATCCTTGCCAACATGTTGCGTCACGAGACACTTCCGATGATCCATCAAATTTCCGGCGGGATAGCCGTGATCATGATCTCCAATCCTGTTATTTTTGTACTCATGGGATTGTACAGGTGCAGCTTGCGCTTCTTCTCGGTACCCGATCTTCTGCTCATGGGCAAGATTTGCCTGTTGTCGGGTGGATGGCTGGTTACCTGCAATTACCTTTTGATGTTGGTGCCCGGGCATTCACGTATGGTGTACATTCTGTACCCGGTTATCATGGTGCTGCTCCTGGGTGCCAGCCGAGTAGTCATCAGAAGCACGATCGAGCGCCGCGAGTGCACGAACCGCGAATCTCTTTCCAATCGGGTGATTATTTATGGAGCCGGAAGACTCGGCATGGAAACGTACAAACACCTTCAGTTCCAGCCGGGAATTGCAGTGATCGGTTTCGTGGATGACGATGCACGGATGAAAGGAAAGAGCATTCTGGGAACAACGGTCCTGGGATCCGGCAATGATTTACCTCAGTTGAAGATCCTGTACGGTGTTGATGGAGTGGTTATTGCCTTCCGACCTCCATCACCGGAAACCCTGAGAGACGTGCGCCAAAAATGTGCGAGAGCCGCAGTGACAGACTTCTTGAGCCCCGCTGCTCTCTGGAAATTGCCGGATATGGGTAATTTTGCCACTGCATCTGAATCACCCCATCCCAAGTTGCGATCTGTTGCCGGCGGAAGCGGCGGACGAGATATTTGA
- a CDS encoding HAMP domain-containing protein, with protein MKKRSSLERKMLSYFGLIAAASLLISIEFILAIRQAEINANTFSTLNQGPRETIAAVIQGLEWLGSKALLMCGVQVVVTFIVLIMFIRRITGPLQDMVETAEIISAGDLTQTVHVPGTDEIALLAETINGLTSNIQEIVQLALMNDESMRSSLEGLKEQINGNAEVQRSISHMESKLDLLKDFLQEFKLLPPPSNVSENVNAA; from the coding sequence ATGAAAAAGCGCTCTTCTCTCGAACGAAAAATGCTTTCTTATTTCGGCCTGATAGCGGCTGCATCCCTGCTCATCAGCATAGAGTTTATCCTCGCAATCCGACAAGCGGAAATCAATGCAAACACTTTTTCGACTCTCAACCAGGGACCGCGAGAAACGATTGCAGCGGTGATCCAGGGACTGGAATGGCTTGGAAGCAAGGCTCTTCTCATGTGCGGAGTTCAGGTTGTGGTGACGTTCATCGTATTGATAATGTTTATTCGGCGCATTACGGGGCCGCTTCAGGATATGGTGGAAACCGCGGAGATCATATCGGCAGGAGACCTGACTCAGACTGTTCATGTGCCGGGAACCGACGAGATCGCGTTGCTTGCCGAAACGATAAACGGGTTGACGAGTAATATCCAAGAAATTGTACAACTTGCATTGATGAATGATGAGTCTATGAGGTCATCGTTGGAAGGATTGAAAGAACAGATAAATGGCAATGCTGAAGTGCAGCGGTCAATCTCGCATATGGAATCCAAATTGGATTTGTTGAAAGATTTTCTCCAGGAGTTCAAGTTGTTGCCGCCGCCTTCAAATGTCAGTGAAAATGTAAACGCTGCATAA
- a CDS encoding ankyrin repeat domain-containing protein — MLSGNVTPLHFLLNEVKTLLSLGTDVNTRDPDGNTPLILASKKGHE; from the coding sequence GTGTTGTCCGGGAATGTCACCCCTCTCCATTTTCTTCTGAATGAGGTGAAGACTCTTTTATCGCTTGGCACTGATGTTAATACAAGAGATCCCGATGGAAACACACCATTGATTCTGGCTTCTAAAAAAGGACATGAGTGA
- a CDS encoding FAD-binding and (Fe-S)-binding domain-containing protein: MDFVQRLTGLVGAENITASPVDCLAYSRDMSIHVGVPHAIVFAKSTEQVSEILQFANSEKIPVTARGTGSSVTGAVLAPKGGIILDFTRMNAVLEINKADGYAVIEPGVICNALNAKLAPSHFFPPDPGSAAIATIGGMIATNASGVRAAKYGTTKDYVKTLTVVLADGRILETGDMAPKSSAGYDLTHLFSSSEGTLGIITRAVVKILPMPEYEAFAKASFPDVDTAGLAVEKIFTSGLELATCEILDNICLQVCRDALKMDIPREVNCQLFMGIDGPKTAVQEQIKKIDEICKSVGGIENIWSDNPVEKAKLFAARGGLVPAMSRLKPGYRLVPLVEDFGVPISKIPQTIAEIQQIGAKYGFPVATFGHIGDGNLHATFIMNPTIPEEWEKVKGIALEFIDMTLKHSGTVSAEHGVGMAKSPYINRQLGESLEIMKDIKKTLDPNNVLNPGKMGFDDSIKDILDENSFQKFLKAPEEVFHFPEGVDNEIMACIQCGFCRAGCPTFGETTLESLNAKGRVTLAYNMLMGNIEASPELAKRLYQCMLCLNCKSVCPAQVKVSTIVRSAREKLVNKGYLPEIFKPALAAMIDAANPLLADPAKRCDSYPSEYKKAIPGNTDAILHLGCVTSFQDIKIIPALMQVLDKAGVNYGALGEDESCCGYLAYLVGDMQTFKQAMAKYSGKLETYHPSQLITSCAGCLKTFRDIYPSYGGLQNGLSVVHAVELMEKLIADGKLTFKTDVPPIKVVYHDPCDMGRHMGVYEPPRNVLKAIPGVDLLEFPLNRNLAKCCGGGGGMKGFDNEMAGDIGYKRLLSAVDLGAEMIVSACPSCKGSFNQAAARARKEKKAKIKVMDITELVASRLA, translated from the coding sequence ATGGATTTCGTTCAGCGTCTGACCGGCCTTGTCGGGGCGGAAAACATAACGGCTTCACCCGTAGACTGCCTCGCATACTCCAGAGACATGTCCATCCACGTGGGAGTGCCCCACGCTATTGTGTTCGCCAAAAGCACTGAACAGGTGAGTGAAATCCTCCAGTTCGCGAATTCCGAAAAGATTCCCGTCACTGCCCGAGGCACGGGATCGTCAGTTACCGGAGCAGTTCTTGCTCCAAAGGGAGGAATAATCCTCGACTTCACCAGGATGAATGCGGTTTTGGAAATCAACAAGGCTGACGGATACGCTGTGATAGAGCCGGGAGTCATATGCAACGCACTCAATGCGAAGCTTGCTCCATCTCACTTTTTCCCTCCGGACCCGGGTAGTGCTGCAATCGCAACTATCGGCGGAATGATCGCAACCAACGCCAGTGGAGTGAGAGCTGCAAAGTATGGAACAACCAAAGATTACGTAAAGACTCTCACTGTTGTACTGGCAGACGGCAGAATACTTGAAACCGGCGACATGGCACCGAAGAGTTCCGCAGGATATGATTTGACTCACCTTTTCTCCAGCTCTGAGGGAACCTTGGGTATTATCACGCGAGCAGTCGTCAAGATTTTACCCATGCCGGAGTACGAAGCTTTCGCCAAAGCGTCGTTCCCTGACGTCGATACCGCCGGCCTGGCAGTGGAGAAGATTTTTACTTCAGGATTGGAGCTGGCGACATGCGAAATTCTGGACAACATCTGCCTGCAGGTTTGTCGGGACGCATTGAAAATGGATATTCCCAGAGAGGTCAATTGTCAGCTCTTCATGGGAATAGACGGCCCGAAAACAGCAGTTCAGGAACAGATAAAGAAAATAGACGAAATCTGCAAGTCCGTAGGCGGAATCGAAAACATCTGGTCTGACAATCCGGTCGAAAAGGCAAAACTCTTCGCTGCTCGGGGAGGACTCGTTCCTGCCATGAGCAGACTGAAGCCCGGATATCGACTCGTGCCCCTTGTAGAGGATTTCGGAGTCCCCATCAGCAAAATTCCCCAGACAATTGCTGAAATTCAGCAAATTGGAGCCAAGTACGGATTTCCCGTCGCCACGTTCGGCCATATAGGCGACGGCAATCTTCACGCTACCTTCATCATGAATCCCACCATTCCGGAAGAGTGGGAAAAGGTCAAAGGAATAGCCCTGGAATTCATAGACATGACCTTGAAGCACAGCGGAACCGTATCTGCAGAGCATGGCGTGGGGATGGCAAAGTCTCCGTACATTAACCGGCAACTGGGTGAATCTCTGGAGATAATGAAGGATATCAAGAAGACCCTGGACCCGAACAATGTGCTCAATCCCGGCAAAATGGGCTTTGACGATTCAATCAAGGATATCCTGGACGAAAACAGTTTTCAGAAATTTCTCAAAGCCCCTGAAGAAGTTTTTCACTTCCCGGAAGGTGTTGATAACGAGATCATGGCTTGCATTCAGTGCGGCTTCTGCCGGGCTGGCTGCCCCACCTTTGGAGAGACCACCCTGGAATCGCTGAATGCAAAAGGTCGCGTTACTCTCGCATACAATATGTTAATGGGCAATATCGAGGCATCTCCAGAGCTTGCAAAACGCTTGTATCAGTGCATGCTCTGTCTCAACTGTAAATCTGTCTGTCCGGCACAGGTGAAAGTCTCCACTATCGTGCGAAGTGCACGCGAAAAGCTCGTGAACAAGGGCTATCTCCCGGAAATATTCAAACCCGCGCTCGCGGCCATGATCGATGCGGCAAATCCGCTGCTTGCAGATCCTGCCAAACGTTGTGACAGTTATCCTTCGGAATACAAGAAAGCGATTCCGGGAAACACTGATGCCATCCTGCACCTCGGCTGCGTCACCAGCTTCCAGGATATTAAGATCATACCGGCTCTCATGCAGGTCCTGGACAAGGCCGGTGTAAATTACGGAGCGCTGGGAGAGGACGAATCCTGTTGCGGATACCTGGCCTATCTCGTTGGCGACATGCAAACCTTCAAACAGGCGATGGCAAAATACAGTGGGAAACTGGAAACATATCATCCCAGCCAACTAATTACTTCCTGTGCCGGGTGCTTGAAGACCTTCCGCGATATTTATCCATCCTACGGTGGACTACAGAACGGTCTTTCCGTCGTCCATGCTGTCGAGCTCATGGAGAAGCTGATTGCAGACGGCAAGCTCACGTTCAAGACCGATGTTCCGCCTATCAAGGTTGTCTACCACGATCCTTGCGATATGGGCCGGCACATGGGGGTGTACGAACCCCCGCGCAATGTGCTCAAAGCTATCCCCGGTGTGGATCTCCTGGAATTTCCTCTGAATCGCAATCTGGCCAAGTGCTGCGGAGGCGGCGGCGGAATGAAGGGATTCGACAATGAAATGGCCGGGGACATCGGGTACAAACGTCTGCTGTCCGCTGTCGATCTTGGAGCTGAGATGATTGTGTCTGCGTGTCCGTCGTGTAAAGGCTCGTTTAATCAGGCGGCAGCCAGAGCAAGGAAAGAGAAGAAAGCCAAAATCAAAGTGATGGATATCACGGAACTGGTTGCGAGCCGATTAGCCTGA
- a CDS encoding chemotaxis protein CheW, producing MAANNQLVVFTLDEQSFALNLSNVERIVRAVEVTPLPDAPEVILGVINIEGRVVPVVNTRKRLGMAEKEIELQDLFIIVRENGHSLALLADQVKPVMEVPDEELVRPDRVLPGIGYVQGVAKVDDGMLVVLRLETIMSLADQKLVLAALEGVPSD from the coding sequence ATGGCAGCCAATAATCAACTTGTAGTATTTACTCTGGATGAGCAGAGTTTTGCGTTGAACCTCTCTAATGTAGAGCGAATAGTGCGAGCGGTCGAGGTCACGCCTTTGCCCGACGCTCCTGAAGTCATTTTGGGCGTAATAAACATCGAGGGCCGAGTCGTTCCCGTGGTGAACACTCGAAAGCGGCTCGGCATGGCCGAAAAGGAAATAGAACTCCAGGACCTCTTTATCATAGTACGTGAGAACGGTCACAGTCTGGCATTGTTGGCCGATCAGGTGAAACCCGTAATGGAAGTCCCGGACGAGGAATTGGTCCGGCCTGACCGGGTGCTGCCCGGAATCGGCTATGTCCAGGGTGTTGCGAAAGTCGATGACGGGATGCTTGTGGTACTCAGGCTGGAGACCATTATGTCGCTCGCGGATCAAAAGCTCGTGCTTGCCGCTCTGGAGGGGGTCCCGAGTGACTAA
- a CDS encoding CheR family methyltransferase: protein MTNAFSEISGSTLQILSQSIGQNLGLHFPEGKWPDLRRALEKAAPSLGFDSIQSCANWFIGTNDPSRIERLIQFLTVGETHFFRDTKLFQALEEKFLPEIVNLRRLDSRSLKIWSAGCATGEEPYSLAIVLSRMLPDLFGWNVTILATDINREFLSKAEKGVYSDWSFRSVPQDIRRDFFESKGDHSVLNPDIKKMVTFTEHNLAKDPYPSTLPYVGSMDLIFCRNVIMYFSMERQEQIISKLADCLVDGGLLVVSPAEASSVTRSDLIPVNYPGIVLFRKSTSESRAKPLNPLLFSSLVETPEPVQNSDDNPFVWNFVPPTLTIPDFVQPEAFVPYPEETPEAAEQELSPYVEGLNLYDQGRYAEAIEVLLGYVSFNGNQHSGTALSLLSRAYANLGKLDEALDWAQKSVNADKLNAEYHYLEATILQEMGRNQETATCLQKAVFLNPDLAAAHFALANVSLRMNNRKLSDRHFRIALSVLGNYDHEDAVPSTEGMSAGKLIEIITSMLRKEKSA, encoded by the coding sequence GTGACTAATGCTTTTTCCGAAATCTCGGGATCGACTTTACAAATATTGAGTCAGTCCATCGGGCAGAACCTGGGATTACATTTTCCCGAGGGAAAATGGCCGGATCTGAGACGAGCATTGGAAAAGGCTGCTCCGTCCTTGGGATTCGATTCCATTCAGTCCTGCGCGAATTGGTTTATAGGTACGAACGATCCTTCCAGGATCGAGCGTCTCATTCAATTCCTCACCGTAGGTGAAACACATTTCTTTCGGGACACCAAGCTTTTCCAGGCTCTTGAGGAGAAATTTCTGCCGGAAATAGTGAACCTGCGCAGGCTTGACAGTCGAAGTCTGAAGATCTGGAGTGCCGGATGCGCAACCGGTGAAGAGCCGTACTCTCTGGCGATTGTACTGTCCCGAATGCTTCCGGATTTGTTCGGCTGGAACGTCACCATCCTCGCCACGGATATAAACCGGGAATTCCTGAGCAAAGCAGAGAAAGGCGTATACAGCGATTGGTCTTTTCGATCGGTTCCTCAGGATATTAGAAGAGATTTCTTCGAATCCAAAGGCGATCATTCGGTCCTGAATCCGGATATCAAGAAAATGGTTACGTTCACCGAGCATAATCTGGCCAAAGATCCTTATCCGTCCACGCTCCCATATGTGGGGTCTATGGACCTGATTTTCTGTCGTAACGTGATCATGTATTTTTCGATGGAACGTCAAGAACAGATAATCAGTAAACTCGCAGATTGTCTTGTAGACGGCGGCTTGTTGGTGGTGAGCCCTGCGGAAGCATCCAGCGTAACACGTTCGGATCTTATACCGGTAAATTATCCTGGCATCGTGCTGTTCAGGAAGAGCACCTCAGAATCAAGGGCCAAGCCACTGAATCCGCTGTTGTTTTCTTCCTTAGTGGAGACCCCCGAACCGGTGCAGAATTCTGATGACAACCCTTTTGTATGGAATTTTGTGCCGCCTACTTTAACTATCCCTGACTTTGTACAGCCAGAGGCTTTTGTACCGTATCCGGAAGAAACCCCTGAAGCCGCGGAACAAGAATTAAGCCCCTATGTGGAAGGGCTGAACTTGTACGATCAGGGGAGGTATGCGGAAGCAATCGAGGTTCTTCTTGGATACGTGTCTTTCAACGGTAATCAACATTCAGGAACCGCATTATCTCTTCTCAGCCGGGCGTACGCTAATCTTGGCAAACTGGATGAGGCGCTGGATTGGGCTCAGAAATCTGTAAATGCCGATAAACTGAATGCCGAGTATCATTATCTCGAAGCAACGATTCTGCAGGAAATGGGCAGGAACCAAGAAACGGCAACGTGTCTTCAGAAGGCGGTATTTCTCAACCCCGATCTTGCAGCAGCCCATTTTGCCCTGGCAAATGTGAGCCTGAGGATGAATAATCGCAAACTTTCAGATCGTCATTTCCGAATAGCCCTCAGCGTTCTGGGGAATTACGATCACGAGGACGCTGTTCCTTCGACCGAAGGAATGAGTGCAGGCAAACTGATTGAAATTATCACGTCCATGCTTCGTAAGGAGAAATCCGCATGA
- a CDS encoding chemotaxis protein CheW, which yields MTTPENLQSSAAETADGQSSASYGPAGQSADSSLQAMQSRTLTPAEKKRILKERARKLAQRAETQEKEEESLQIIEFMLAHERYGVDVEYVKEVYPLKDLTAIPCTPSFVLGIINVRGQVFSVVDIRDFFDLPKHEITASFRIIIVKNENMEFGILADSVIGEQKIPLNKIQVDMPSLKGIRSHYVKGVTSERLIIMDVEKLLSDESIIVHEEVGSS from the coding sequence ATGACGACTCCGGAAAACCTTCAATCTTCTGCAGCCGAGACTGCCGATGGACAATCGTCCGCAAGCTACGGACCTGCAGGGCAAAGTGCAGACTCTTCCTTGCAGGCAATGCAGAGTCGCACCCTGACTCCTGCGGAGAAGAAAAGGATATTGAAAGAGCGGGCGAGAAAGCTCGCACAGCGCGCCGAAACCCAGGAAAAGGAAGAGGAGAGTCTTCAGATAATAGAATTCATGTTGGCGCATGAACGGTATGGGGTAGATGTGGAATACGTAAAAGAGGTGTATCCACTCAAGGACTTGACCGCAATTCCGTGCACGCCTTCATTTGTGCTCGGTATTATAAACGTGCGGGGACAAGTCTTTTCGGTTGTGGACATCAGGGATTTTTTCGATTTGCCCAAGCACGAGATAACGGCATCCTTCAGAATTATTATCGTGAAAAATGAGAATATGGAATTCGGCATTCTGGCGGATTCGGTGATCGGTGAACAGAAGATTCCTCTCAACAAAATTCAAGTGGACATGCCGAGCCTCAAGGGAATCCGCTCTCATTATGTAAAAGGAGTGACTTCCGAACGGCTGATCATTATGGACGTGGAAAAGCTTCTGTCCGATGAGAGTATCATTGTACATGAAGAGGTCGGCAGTTCGTAA